The region GGCGGTCAAGAAGGCGATATGTCGATCACGGCCGTTGACGCCATCCCCGTAAGGATGGATGTCGAACCGCTCGAATCGGACCTCGGTCTCGCACCGTACGTCAGCAACCACGACAGTGTCGAGTCTGTCACGCGGATGCTCGTCAGGGTCGACACCGACAACGGCGTGACCGGCTGGGGCGAGATGCTTGTGGGCATGAAATCCGCTGCGGTGACAAAAGCGGTCGTCAAGGACGTCATCGCTCCCGAACTCGTCGGACGCGATGTCGGCGAGATCCGCGACTTCATCGATTCGTTTTACTTCCCGTACGTGAAGGTTAGACCGTTCGTCGGGGCGGTCGAAACCGCACTTTGGGACGCGTTCGGGAAAACGGTCGGCCAACCCGTCCACCGGTTGCTCGGCGGGAAGACCCGCGATCGGGTGGAGATCGCCACATGTCTCGGCATTCTCGACCCCGAGGAGTCCCGGACGTACGCCGAACGGGCGGTCGAGCATGGTTTCTCGACGCTGAAGACGAAGGCAGGACCCGACTGGCGCGAGGATGTGGAACGGATCGTCGCGATGGCCGAAGCGGCGGACGGCGAACTGGAGTTCCGGCTCGACCCCAATCAAGGGTGGGCGTTCGAGGACGCGGTCCGGGCCGCTACCCGACTCGAAGAGCAAGGTATCCTGCTCCAGTATCTCGAACAACCGGTCCGCATCGACACCGACGGTACCTACGCCTCGCTTCGGAACCGCGTGCGGACGCCGATCGCGGTCAACGAGGACACGTACTTCCCGCGCAACCTCCGATTTCTCCTGCGGGCCGACGCGATCGACGCCGCCGTCGTGGATCTGGTCCCCGCCGGCGGCATCCTCCGCGTCCGTGAGCAGGTTGCAATGGCCGCCAACGCCGGCGTCTCGGTCTCGCATCACTGTGGGTTCGATCTCGGCGTCAAGACCGCGGCGATGCTCCACACCGTGGCGAGCACGCCCAGCATCAACCTGCCGCCGGACAGCGTCTACTACGCGTGGGAGGACGACGTCATCGCCGAGCCCTTCGAGGTCGAAAACGGCACGTTGCCCGTCCCCGACGGCCCGGGGCTCGGCGTCGAAGTCGATGAAACGAAGATCGAACGGTACCGGTGTGACTAGCCCGACGCGCGAGACGTGCGGCGGCCACACAATGTTTTTAACCTGGGATGCGTCCTCGGAGAAACCGATGACTGACCTCCCCCCGAAACCGGAATCGGTCGTTCCGTCGCTGTCGCTCCCCACGAAGGTCGGCCAGCTGTTCGTTGCAGGATTCGACGGCACCGCACCGACGACCGAGATCGAGACGCTCGTCGCCGAGCGCTCGCTCGGCGGCGTCATCTACTTCAGCCGGAACACCGAGTCGCCGGCACAGCTCCGAGCTCTCTCGCGGACACTCCGAGGGTTCGTTCCCGACGACGCGCCGCCGCTATCCGTGGCCATTGACCAGGAGGGCGGCCGGGTCGCGCGCCTCCCGTGGGGAACTGAACTACCGAGCGCGATGGCGCTCGGCGCGACCGACGACCCGGAGCTCGCCGCACGGGCGGGCGGAGCGGTCGGCCGCGAGCTCCGATCGCTCGGCATCGACGTGAATCTCGCGCCCGTTCTCGACGTGAACAACAACCCCGACAATCCCGTCATCGGTATTAGGTCCTTCGGCGAACGCCCCGGTCGTGTCGCGGAACTGGGAACCGCTTTTGCCGACGGACTCCAGAGTGCTGGCGTCGTTGCCTGCGGAAAGCACTTTCCGGGGCATGGAGACACCGCGGTCGACTCTCATCTCGACCTCCCGATCGTCGCCCACGACCGCGACCGCCTCGACCGCGTCGAACTCCGGCCGTTTCGCCGAGCGATCGACGACGGTATCGACGCCATTATGACGACGCACGTCGCGTTTCCGGCCGTTGCAGGCGACGAGCGGCCGGCGACGCTCTCGCGCCAGGTCGTCGACGGCCTCCTCCGCGAGGAATTCGGGTTCGACGGCCTCGTCTTCACGGACTGTATGGAGATGGACGCCATCGCCGAGGGCGTCGGGACGGTCGAGGGCTGCGTGCAGGCGGTCGAGGCGGGCTGTGATCGAATCTGTGTCTCACACACGCCAGCGAAACAGCACGCCGCCATCGACGCCGTCATCAGTGCGGTCGAGTCTGGCCGGATCCCGGAGCCTCGCATCGACGCGGCCGTCAGGCGTATCCTCCGCGCGAAGCGAGCGTACCGGACAGAACACCTCACCGGCGAGGACGACGACGGCGGAGACGAGTGGGAGGCCGCCGCGGCCGACTGTCGTTCCATCGCACGGACGGTCGCCGAGCGCGGCGTCACGCTTGTCCGCAACGCCGACCATCTCCCCCTCCCCGACCGTCGCGTCTCGGTCTACGAGTTCGAAACTGGAGACGGTTCGCCCGCCGAGGAGCCCCGCGACGACCGCGGCGCGTTCGCCGCGGCGCTCTCAGCAGCTGGTGTGTCGGTGGACGCCACCGTTCTCGGCGACGCTGGGCCCTCGAAAACGGGGATCGAGACGGACACGGCCAACGTGCCCACGGTCGTCCGGACGTCCGATGCTGCCGGGAACCCCGAACAGGTTGGACTCGTCCGCGACCTCGATATGGCCGGTTCGAATCCCGTCGTTGTCGCCACGCGGAACCCGTACGACCTCGCGGCGTTCCCCGACATCGGAACGTACCTGACGACGTACGACGACACGGAAGCGTCGCTCGCCGCCGCGGCCGACGTGCTCGTCGGTACCCGCGAGCCGACCGGTCGACTCCCGATAACGATCCCGACCGCCGAGGAGTGAGCAGCGTTCCACCGACTGTCGCCGTCGACGCCGGGGTCAGTGCGCCTGCTCGGAAATCGTTCGAAGCACGTCGGCCAGTTCGTTGCCCAACCGATCAAAGAGGTCCGCTCCCTTCTCGGTGGTCGCCAGCGATGGGTCACCGATGGCTCCTGACGATGAATACTCCTCGAACGGACGGTACGTCGACACCGAGCCACCGATGAGGAGGTCCTCGGCGGCGCGGTCGTAGGGCTCATCGAGATACTCGGCGTCCGCAGCCTCCATCGTCACGTGCTCCGGATACAGATGTAACATGAGAGACGTTTCGAACTCACCGCCGTGTGCCATTCCCCCAGGATCACTCTCCCTGATCTCCCCGATGAACGGCTCAGCGAGCTCGAAGTACGTCAGACCGACCACTTCGACGGCGGGGTGGTCACGCCCGACGATGCTCACGGCGTCGTCGATGACCGATGCGTTGCCGCCGTGTCCGTTCACGAAACAAACGCCGTCGAAACCGTTTTCGAGGGCGGTGTCGGCCACGTCCGCGAGGAGGTCGAGGAGGTCGTCGAGTTCGAGCGAGAGGGTGCCGCCGAGCGAGAGGTGATGGGGCGAGTATCCCGTCCACACCGGCGGCGTGACGAGAAGGGAAACGTCCTCGGCCGCGCGCTCGGCACCGGAGTGGGAGACGGCATCGGCCAGCAGCGTATCGGTGGCGACGGGGAGGTGGTGTCCGTGCTGTTCGACGCTGCCGACCGGAACGACGACGACCGACCCGTCGGCGGTTCCGATCTCCCGGATCTCGCGTCGAGTCCTCGCCGCCCACGCGACCGAGGAGAGACGCATCGCCGCGGTCATGGGGACACTCCCCGTGTCGGTCGTAAAACGATTGGGGTTCCGCCGGCAAGTCATGCGACTCCGCCAGCGGATCAGACGACTCCGCCGGCGGCAGGTCGGGACGACTCCCCGGCGGCCGTCTTCGGCTTCGGCGGCTGCATCGGCGTTCGATCCGTCGATCGCCGGCGACCGGTTCGTCGCTGCGTCCGTCGTCCCGCTAAGGGTGTGAGATATGTCTCCCGATCGTATCGAGGAGGGTGTCGGTGGGGTCTTGTGAGAGCTCCCAGCACATCACCCCACCGAAGCCGTTGTCGACCGCGTACTTCGTTTTCTCCATGATCGAGTGTTTATCATCGTACCCGATGAACACGTCCTCCTCGTCGGAGTACAGCCACGGGACGCGTGCTTCGGGATGCCAGTGATACCGGTAGTCGTGGCTCGGTTCGACGTTCTTCCGGATGTCCGCGAACGTTCTGGCTCCGCCACCCTCGAACGGCTGGA is a window of Halococcus agarilyticus DNA encoding:
- a CDS encoding creatininase family protein, with the protein product MTAAMRLSSVAWAARTRREIREIGTADGSVVVVPVGSVEQHGHHLPVATDTLLADAVSHSGAERAAEDVSLLVTPPVWTGYSPHHLSLGGTLSLELDDLLDLLADVADTALENGFDGVCFVNGHGGNASVIDDAVSIVGRDHPAVEVVGLTYFELAEPFIGEIRESDPGGMAHGGEFETSLMLHLYPEHVTMEAADAEYLDEPYDRAAEDLLIGGSVSTYRPFEEYSSSGAIGDPSLATTEKGADLFDRLGNELADVLRTISEQAH
- a CDS encoding mandelate racemase/muconate lactonizing enzyme family protein; the protein is MSITAVDAIPVRMDVEPLESDLGLAPYVSNHDSVESVTRMLVRVDTDNGVTGWGEMLVGMKSAAVTKAVVKDVIAPELVGRDVGEIRDFIDSFYFPYVKVRPFVGAVETALWDAFGKTVGQPVHRLLGGKTRDRVEIATCLGILDPEESRTYAERAVEHGFSTLKTKAGPDWREDVERIVAMAEAADGELEFRLDPNQGWAFEDAVRAATRLEEQGILLQYLEQPVRIDTDGTYASLRNRVRTPIAVNEDTYFPRNLRFLLRADAIDAAVVDLVPAGGILRVREQVAMAANAGVSVSHHCGFDLGVKTAAMLHTVASTPSINLPPDSVYYAWEDDVIAEPFEVENGTLPVPDGPGLGVEVDETKIERYRCD
- the nagZ gene encoding beta-N-acetylhexosaminidase; this translates as MTDLPPKPESVVPSLSLPTKVGQLFVAGFDGTAPTTEIETLVAERSLGGVIYFSRNTESPAQLRALSRTLRGFVPDDAPPLSVAIDQEGGRVARLPWGTELPSAMALGATDDPELAARAGGAVGRELRSLGIDVNLAPVLDVNNNPDNPVIGIRSFGERPGRVAELGTAFADGLQSAGVVACGKHFPGHGDTAVDSHLDLPIVAHDRDRLDRVELRPFRRAIDDGIDAIMTTHVAFPAVAGDERPATLSRQVVDGLLREEFGFDGLVFTDCMEMDAIAEGVGTVEGCVQAVEAGCDRICVSHTPAKQHAAIDAVISAVESGRIPEPRIDAAVRRILRAKRAYRTEHLTGEDDDGGDEWEAAAADCRSIARTVAERGVTLVRNADHLPLPDRRVSVYEFETGDGSPAEEPRDDRGAFAAALSAAGVSVDATVLGDAGPSKTGIETDTANVPTVVRTSDAAGNPEQVGLVRDLDMAGSNPVVVATRNPYDLAAFPDIGTYLTTYDDTEASLAAAADVLVGTREPTGRLPITIPTAEE